From a region of the Syngnathoides biaculeatus isolate LvHL_M chromosome 2, ASM1980259v1, whole genome shotgun sequence genome:
- the LOC133493508 gene encoding uncharacterized protein LOC133493508, protein MDPADSEAICCSLQIHGRGLVEQEAGLQEGRRHGPRQNGVITQTCRFWTSFVCALIQVFQYAAPERTLFANPWTPHCRGSPPFAGRAHRVGPQGRPATGGGSRREGRCFYCGRLGHLIACSPVRPKHPGIRISTPVWFHSTSCTAILPLCFLHWPRTLRCRQPWRWYDDAKEPGRQLGGRCYVWAASTSPQWTTRGELHQSSRWDSVCGSPPKICRCGWNLANSLPGSLVLSRS, encoded by the exons aTGGACCCAGCTGACTCAGAAGCTATCTGCTGCTCACTGCAAATCCATGGCAGAGGCCtggttgagcaggaggctgGTCTCCAG gaagggcggaggcatgggccacggcaGAATGGAGTCATAACTCAGACTTGTCGTTTCTGGACGTCATTCGTCTGCGCACTCATCCAAGTTTTCCAGTATGCAGCGCCGGAAC ggacTCTCTTCGCAAATCCGTGGACtcctcattgccgtggatctCCTCCATTCGCTGGACGCGCTCATCgtgttggccctcaaggtcgaCCAGCGACTG gtggagggtctcgacgggaggggcgctgtttctactgcGGGCGTCTAGGACACTTGATCGCCTGCTCCCCGGTTCGACCAAAGCACCCCGGCATCAGAATctccactccg GTATGGTTCCACTCCACGTCAtgcacggctatcctccctctctgtttccttcATTGGCCACGGACTCTGCGGTGCCGTCAGCCCTGGCGGTGGTACGACGATGCAAAGGAACCTGGCAGACAGCTCGGAGGACGCTGCTACGTATGGGCAGCGTCTACAAGTCCGCAATGGACCACAAGAGGAGAGTTGCACCAGAGCTCAAGGTGGGACAGCGTGTGTGggtctccaccaaagatctgcCGATGCGGATGGAATCTTGCAAactcgctcccaggttcgttggtccttTCCCGGTCATGA